A single window of Cytobacillus luteolus DNA harbors:
- a CDS encoding LutC/YkgG family protein, which produces MMSGTIQNKDRFLAQVAKNLGRERIITPVRKPTWNHQPQHDVFKGYTKDQLVDVLKLQCTNIHTQVEQVTSQSLNAALENIISQWRAKSIVHWDDPRFEEFRVTEFLDRVSTNGIDVHRWDPSFNEDNIVIAERADIGITFADMTLAESGTVVLFSDKGKGRAVSLLPTYYIAIIPKSSIVARMTQATTYIHRIQEEEGKLPSCINFISGPSNSADIEMNLVVGVHGPIKAYYVIVDDK; this is translated from the coding sequence GTGATGAGTGGCACGATTCAAAATAAAGATCGCTTTTTAGCTCAGGTTGCAAAAAACTTAGGGAGAGAAAGAATAATCACTCCTGTTAGAAAACCAACCTGGAACCACCAGCCACAGCATGACGTGTTTAAAGGATATACCAAGGACCAACTTGTCGATGTGTTGAAGCTACAATGTACTAACATTCATACACAGGTAGAACAAGTAACAAGTCAGTCATTGAATGCAGCGTTAGAGAACATCATTTCCCAATGGAGGGCAAAATCAATCGTTCATTGGGATGACCCTAGGTTTGAAGAATTCAGAGTGACTGAGTTCCTTGATAGAGTTTCTACTAACGGTATTGACGTTCATCGATGGGACCCTAGTTTCAACGAAGATAACATAGTCATTGCTGAAAGAGCGGATATAGGGATTACATTTGCCGATATGACCTTAGCAGAATCAGGAACGGTTGTTCTATTTAGTGATAAAGGTAAAGGAAGAGCAGTTAGTTTATTGCCAACCTACTATATTGCAATTATCCCTAAGAGTTCAATTGTTGCCCGCATGACACAGGCTACAACTTATATTCACCGTATTCAAGAGGAGGAAGGAAAACTCCCTTCCTGTATAAACTTTATTTCAGGACCTAGTAACAGTGCAGATATCGAAATGAATCTAGTTGTTGGGGTACATGGTCCAATCAAGGCATATTATGTAATTGTTGATGATAAATAA
- a CDS encoding VanW family protein produces MRISELHPILYHTRINQKRFFRYIINLKDLTKLANKKSKTSFRYSCKKHQSLLRRRLGDSDPQLQENKITNLRISSNKIDGIIIEPGQIFSFWNLVGKTTKQKGYIEGMQLSMGEVKTGTGGGICQLANLLYWMAIHTPLQVVERHHHSFDPFPDEGRVLPFGSGAGVFYNYIDLRFKNPTDHSFQIRVWLTDKHLKGAIYSSEEWKYSYHIEEKNHKFIQNNGENFRQNEIWRKTVDKRTGNIIDETLLIKNFSKVKYEITSDMLKAHN; encoded by the coding sequence TTGAGAATTTCTGAATTACATCCAATTTTATATCATACACGAATCAATCAAAAACGCTTTTTTAGATATATTATTAATCTTAAAGACTTAACAAAACTTGCAAACAAAAAAAGTAAAACTTCATTCCGATATTCATGTAAGAAACACCAGTCCTTATTAAGAAGAAGGTTAGGTGATAGCGACCCACAATTACAAGAAAATAAGATTACAAATCTTCGTATTTCCTCTAATAAGATTGATGGTATTATCATAGAACCTGGACAAATATTTTCATTTTGGAACCTGGTTGGAAAGACAACAAAACAAAAGGGATACATAGAAGGTATGCAGTTATCAATGGGTGAAGTTAAGACAGGAACTGGCGGGGGAATATGTCAATTAGCCAATCTTTTATATTGGATGGCTATCCATACACCTTTACAGGTTGTTGAAAGACACCATCACAGTTTTGATCCTTTCCCAGATGAAGGAAGAGTACTACCTTTTGGAAGTGGAGCTGGCGTTTTTTATAACTATATAGATTTAAGGTTTAAAAATCCTACTGACCACTCATTTCAAATCCGAGTATGGTTAACGGATAAACATTTAAAAGGAGCCATTTATAGTAGTGAGGAATGGAAATACTCTTATCATATCGAAGAAAAAAACCATAAATTCATCCAAAATAATGGAGAAAACTTTAGACAAAATGAAATTTGGAGAAAAACAGTCGACAAACGAACAGGAAACATCATTGATGAAACACTTCTTATTAAAAACTTTTCAAAAGTTAAATATGAAATTACTAGTGATATGCTAAAGGCTCATAATTAG